A single region of the Yersinia entomophaga genome encodes:
- the ilvM gene encoding acetolactate synthase 2 small subunit, with protein MMQHQLSIQARFRPEMLERVLRVVRHRGFQVCAMNMSPILNNENINIELTVASQRSVDLLSSQLNKLLDVASVEIQQTNTLQIRA; from the coding sequence ATGATGCAACATCAGCTCTCGATCCAAGCCCGCTTCCGCCCTGAAATGTTAGAGCGCGTATTGCGAGTGGTGCGCCACCGCGGCTTTCAGGTTTGTGCTATGAATATGTCGCCTATCCTTAATAACGAAAATATTAATATCGAGCTGACCGTTGCTAGCCAACGTTCGGTAGATTTACTGTCTTCTCAGTTGAATAAGTTGTTGGATGTTGCGAGTGTAGAAATCCAGCAGACCAATACATTACAAATACGCGCCTGA
- a CDS encoding branched-chain amino acid transaminase, whose product MTKKADYIWFNGEMVPWAEAKVHVMSHALHYGTSVFEGVRCYETKHKGPVVFRHREHMQRLHDSAKIYRMPVSQSVDELMEACRETLRKNKLTSAYIRPLVFIGDVGMGVNPPEGYKTDVIIAAFPWGAYLGEEALAQGIDAMVSSWNRVAPNTIPTAAKAGGNYLSSLLVGSEARRHGYQEGIALDVHGFLSEGAGENLFEVKDGVLFTPPFTSSALPGITRDAIIKLAKDMGLEVREQVLSRESLYLADEVFMSGTAAEITPVRSVDGIQVGIGKRGPITEKIQQAFFGLFTGETEDKYGWLDPINQ is encoded by the coding sequence ATGACTAAGAAAGCTGATTACATTTGGTTTAACGGCGAAATGGTTCCGTGGGCAGAAGCCAAAGTTCACGTAATGTCTCATGCGTTACATTACGGAACATCAGTCTTTGAAGGTGTCCGTTGCTATGAAACCAAGCATAAAGGCCCGGTTGTATTCCGCCATCGCGAACATATGCAGCGTTTGCATGATTCGGCCAAGATCTATCGGATGCCAGTTTCACAATCCGTCGATGAGTTGATGGAAGCCTGTCGCGAGACGCTGCGCAAAAATAAACTGACTAGCGCCTACATCCGTCCTCTGGTGTTTATCGGTGACGTGGGAATGGGCGTTAATCCGCCGGAAGGCTACAAAACCGACGTTATCATCGCCGCATTCCCTTGGGGTGCTTATCTGGGAGAAGAAGCGCTGGCACAGGGCATTGACGCAATGGTTTCATCTTGGAATCGCGTTGCGCCGAATACCATTCCAACTGCCGCTAAAGCCGGTGGTAACTACCTTTCTTCCTTACTGGTGGGCAGCGAAGCGCGCCGTCATGGTTATCAGGAAGGGATTGCGCTGGACGTTCACGGCTTCTTGTCCGAAGGTGCGGGCGAGAACCTGTTTGAAGTGAAAGACGGAGTATTGTTCACTCCGCCATTTACCTCATCCGCTCTGCCGGGTATTACCCGCGATGCCATTATCAAGCTGGCTAAAGATATGGGCCTGGAAGTGCGTGAGCAGGTGCTGTCTCGCGAATCTCTGTATCTGGCTGACGAAGTGTTTATGTCCGGCACCGCCGCCGAAATTACCCCAGTACGCAGCGTTGATGGTATTCAGGTCGGTATAGGTAAACGTGGCCCAATTACCGAGAAAATCCAGCAGGCGTTCTTTGGCCTGTTCACCGGCGAAACTGAAGACAAGTACGGCTGGCTGGATCCTATCAATCAATAA
- the rep gene encoding DNA helicase Rep has translation MRLNPSQQQAVEFVTGPCLVLAGAGSGKTRVITNKIAHLIRQCGYKPSHIAAVTFTNKAAREMKERVAQTLGRKEARGLMISTFHTLGLEIIKKEYKALGMKSNFSLFDAQDQMGLLKDLTSKWLEEDKTQLQQLISTISNWKNDLMTPAAAAAQARSERDKIFAHCYTLYDDHLKACNVLDFDDLISLPTLLLQKNEEVRERWQNKLRYLLVDEYQDTNTSQYQMVKLLVGNRARFTVVGDDDQSIYSWRGARPQNLVLLNQDFPQLQVIKLEQNYRSSGRILKAANILIANNPHVFEKRLFSELGYGEPLKVITANNEDHEAERVVGELIAHHFIKKTQYGDYAILYRGNHQSRLFEKLLVQNRIPYRISGGDSFFSRPEIKDLLAYLRVLTNQDDDSAFLRIVNTPKREIGPATIQKLGEWANIRNKSLYHASFDLGLSQHLTGRGLESLQRFTHWLESIIRLVEREPIAAVRDLLHGMEYESWLFETSPSPKAAEMRMKNVNMLFSWMTEMLEGSELDEQMTLTQVVTRFTLRDMMERGESDEELDQVQLMTLHASKGLEFPYVFLVGMEEGLLPHQSSIDEDNVDEERRLAYVGITRAQRELFFTHCRERRQYGELMRPEPSRFLMELPQDDLDWESERKVITPEERMQKGQSHLASIRAQLANAKK, from the coding sequence ATGCGATTAAATCCCAGCCAACAACAAGCCGTCGAATTTGTCACCGGACCCTGCCTAGTGCTGGCCGGTGCTGGCTCGGGTAAAACCCGTGTAATTACTAATAAAATCGCGCACTTGATCCGTCAGTGTGGCTATAAGCCCAGCCATATCGCCGCTGTAACCTTTACCAATAAGGCCGCTCGCGAGATGAAAGAACGCGTGGCGCAAACGCTGGGGCGTAAAGAAGCTCGCGGTTTAATGATTTCAACTTTCCATACTTTGGGGCTGGAAATCATTAAGAAAGAATATAAAGCGCTGGGGATGAAATCTAACTTCTCGCTGTTTGACGCACAGGATCAGATGGGGTTGCTAAAAGATCTTACCAGCAAGTGGTTGGAAGAAGATAAAACTCAGCTACAGCAGTTGATCTCGACGATCTCTAATTGGAAAAACGATCTAATGACTCCGGCCGCCGCGGCTGCACAGGCGCGTTCGGAACGCGATAAGATCTTTGCTCACTGCTATACCTTATATGACGATCACTTAAAAGCCTGCAACGTACTGGATTTTGACGATTTAATTTCTCTGCCAACGCTGCTGCTGCAAAAAAACGAAGAAGTGCGCGAACGCTGGCAGAACAAACTACGTTATCTGCTGGTAGATGAGTATCAGGATACTAATACCAGCCAATATCAAATGGTTAAGTTGCTGGTGGGCAATCGGGCGCGCTTTACCGTGGTGGGAGATGACGATCAGTCAATTTACTCCTGGCGTGGCGCTCGGCCGCAGAACCTGGTGTTGCTGAATCAAGATTTTCCTCAGTTGCAGGTGATTAAGCTGGAACAAAACTACCGTTCTTCTGGGAGGATATTGAAAGCGGCCAATATTTTGATCGCCAATAACCCGCACGTTTTTGAAAAACGACTGTTTTCCGAATTAGGTTACGGCGAACCGCTGAAGGTTATTACCGCCAATAATGAAGACCATGAAGCCGAAAGAGTGGTGGGAGAACTGATCGCCCATCACTTTATTAAGAAAACTCAGTACGGTGATTACGCTATTTTATACCGCGGTAACCATCAATCGCGGCTTTTCGAGAAATTGTTGGTGCAAAACCGAATTCCTTACCGCATTTCCGGCGGAGACTCTTTCTTTTCTCGCCCTGAAATCAAAGACTTGCTAGCCTATCTACGTGTCTTAACCAATCAGGACGATGACAGCGCCTTCCTGCGCATTGTGAATACGCCTAAACGAGAAATCGGCCCGGCAACGATTCAGAAACTAGGCGAATGGGCGAATATCCGAAACAAGAGCCTGTATCACGCCAGCTTTGACTTAGGTTTGAGCCAGCATCTGACAGGCCGTGGACTAGAGTCTTTACAGCGTTTCACCCACTGGCTGGAGAGTATTATTCGGCTGGTGGAGCGTGAACCTATTGCCGCAGTGCGGGATTTGCTTCACGGAATGGAATACGAAAGTTGGCTGTTTGAAACTTCTCCCAGCCCGAAAGCGGCAGAAATGCGGATGAAAAACGTCAACATGCTGTTTAGCTGGATGACGGAAATGTTGGAAGGCTCGGAACTGGACGAGCAAATGACTTTGACCCAGGTTGTCACGCGTTTCACCCTGCGGGATATGATGGAGCGCGGAGAAAGCGACGAAGAGTTGGATCAGGTGCAGCTAATGACTTTGCACGCTTCGAAAGGTCTGGAATTTCCCTACGTATTTTTAGTCGGCATGGAAGAAGGGCTACTGCCTCACCAAAGCAGTATCGACGAAGATAATGTGGATGAAGAACGACGTCTGGCCTACGTTGGCATCACTCGCGCCCAGCGGGAACTGTTCTTCACACACTGTCGGGAACGCCGGCAATACGGTGAATTAATGCGGCCGGAACCTAGCCGTTTTCTGATGGAATTGCCGCAGGATGATTTGGACTGGGAATCGGAGCGTAAAGTGATTACGCCGGAAGAACGGATGCAAAAAGGCCAGAGTCATCTGGCCAGTATTCGTGCTCAATTGGCAAATGCCAAGAAATAA
- the ilvC gene encoding ketol-acid reductoisomerase, protein MANYFNTLNLRQQLAQLGKCRFMGREEFADEANYLKGKKVVIIGCGAQGLNQGLNMRDSGLDVAYALRKEAIAEKRASWRKATENGFKVGTYEELIPQADLVVNLTPDKQHSAVVQAVQPLMKDGAALGYSHGFNIVEVGEQVRKDITVVMVAPKCPGTEVREEYKRGFGVPTLIAVHPENDPKGEGMAIAKAWAAATGGHRAGVLESSFVAEVKSDLMGEQTILCGMLQAGSLLCFDKLVAEGTDAAYAEKLIQFGWETITEALKQGGITLMMDRLSNPAKLRAYALSEQLKEIMAPLFQKHMDDIISGAFSSGMMADWAEDDVKLLKWREETGKTAFENAPQFEGKISEQEYFDHGVLMIAMVKAGVELAFETMVDSGIIEESAYYESLHELPLIANTIARKRLYEMNVVISDTAEYGNYLFANAAVPLLKAKFMDSLQAGDLGKSVAGTAVDNAQLRDVNEAIRNHPIEAVGHKLRGYMKDMKRIAVAG, encoded by the coding sequence ATGGCTAATTATTTCAACACATTGAACCTGCGTCAGCAGTTGGCGCAATTGGGTAAATGTCGCTTTATGGGACGTGAAGAGTTTGCAGATGAAGCGAACTACCTGAAAGGTAAAAAAGTGGTGATCATCGGTTGTGGTGCTCAGGGGCTGAATCAGGGTTTGAATATGCGCGACTCTGGCCTGGACGTAGCCTACGCGCTGCGTAAAGAAGCCATCGCAGAGAAGCGGGCATCATGGCGCAAAGCGACGGAAAACGGCTTCAAAGTTGGCACTTACGAAGAACTGATTCCGCAGGCTGATTTAGTGGTCAACCTGACGCCAGACAAACAGCATTCCGCCGTGGTTCAGGCCGTTCAGCCGTTGATGAAAGACGGGGCGGCGCTGGGGTACTCGCACGGTTTTAATATCGTGGAAGTTGGCGAGCAAGTACGTAAAGACATTACCGTAGTGATGGTTGCGCCGAAATGTCCGGGCACCGAAGTACGTGAAGAATACAAGCGCGGTTTCGGTGTACCAACGCTTATCGCCGTTCACCCGGAAAACGATCCTAAGGGCGAAGGCATGGCAATCGCGAAAGCCTGGGCTGCTGCAACCGGTGGTCACCGCGCTGGCGTGTTGGAATCATCATTTGTTGCGGAAGTGAAATCCGACCTGATGGGTGAGCAAACCATTCTGTGCGGTATGTTGCAAGCGGGTTCCCTGCTGTGCTTCGACAAACTGGTGGCAGAAGGTACTGATGCAGCCTACGCTGAAAAACTGATTCAATTCGGCTGGGAAACCATCACCGAAGCGCTGAAACAGGGCGGTATCACTCTGATGATGGATCGTCTGTCCAACCCGGCGAAACTGCGTGCCTACGCGCTGTCAGAGCAACTGAAAGAAATCATGGCGCCGCTGTTCCAAAAACATATGGATGACATCATTTCCGGCGCATTCTCCAGCGGCATGATGGCCGACTGGGCAGAAGACGACGTGAAACTGCTGAAGTGGCGCGAAGAAACCGGTAAAACGGCCTTTGAAAACGCGCCGCAGTTCGAAGGTAAAATCTCCGAGCAGGAATATTTTGACCACGGCGTGCTGATGATTGCCATGGTAAAAGCCGGGGTAGAATTGGCGTTCGAAACCATGGTTGATTCAGGTATTATCGAAGAATCAGCCTATTACGAATCGCTGCATGAGCTGCCGTTGATCGCCAATACCATCGCTCGTAAGCGTTTGTATGAAATGAACGTGGTTATCTCTGATACCGCAGAATACGGTAACTACCTGTTCGCTAATGCAGCGGTACCGCTGCTGAAAGCCAAATTTATGGATTCTCTGCAAGCCGGGGATCTGGGCAAAAGCGTAGCGGGTACTGCGGTAGATAACGCTCAGTTGCGTGATGTTAACGAAGCGATTCGTAACCATCCGATTGAGGCGGTAGGGCATAAGCTGCGTGGGTATATGAAGGATATGAAGCGCATCGCGGTTGCGGGCTAA
- the ilvY gene encoding HTH-type transcriptional activator IlvY: MDLRDLKLFLHLAESRHFGRSAKAMHISPSTLSRQIQRLEETIGQPLFLRDNRTVQLTDAGTQLKAFAQQTLLQYQQLRHALGQHGPSLSGELRLFCSVTAAYSHLPPILDRFRAEHPLVEIKLTTGDAANAVDKVQSNEADLGIAGRPETLPGTVEFTQIGEIPLVLIAPALPCAVRTQAAEAHPDWNNIPFILPEHGPSRKRIDLWFRRHRITNPLIYATVSGHEAIVSMVALGCGIALIPEVVVENSPEPVRNRISLLDNISLVEPFELGVCVQKKRLNEPLIEAFWGLLHSPV, encoded by the coding sequence ATGGATTTACGTGACCTGAAGCTGTTTTTACATCTGGCTGAGAGCCGCCATTTTGGCCGCTCGGCCAAAGCAATGCATATCAGCCCATCTACCCTTTCCCGCCAGATTCAGCGGTTGGAAGAAACCATAGGGCAGCCGTTGTTTCTGCGGGATAACCGTACCGTGCAACTCACCGATGCCGGCACCCAGTTGAAAGCCTTTGCTCAACAAACCTTATTGCAATATCAGCAATTGCGTCATGCGCTGGGGCAGCACGGGCCGTCACTGAGCGGCGAGCTAAGACTGTTTTGCTCCGTTACCGCCGCCTACAGCCACTTGCCGCCGATTCTGGATCGTTTTCGCGCCGAACACCCACTGGTGGAAATCAAACTGACCACCGGCGACGCCGCCAACGCCGTAGACAAGGTGCAGTCTAACGAAGCCGATTTGGGGATTGCTGGTCGCCCTGAAACCCTGCCTGGCACGGTAGAATTCACCCAAATCGGCGAGATTCCATTAGTACTGATTGCGCCTGCGCTCCCCTGCGCCGTTCGTACTCAGGCTGCTGAAGCTCATCCTGATTGGAACAATATTCCGTTTATCCTGCCGGAACACGGCCCGTCGCGAAAACGCATCGATTTATGGTTCCGCCGCCATCGCATTACTAACCCACTGATTTACGCCACCGTTTCCGGTCATGAGGCGATTGTTTCGATGGTTGCGCTCGGTTGCGGTATTGCCCTGATTCCGGAAGTGGTGGTGGAAAACAGCCCAGAACCCGTGCGAAACCGTATTTCTTTACTCGATAATATTTCGCTGGTTGAACCCTTTGAGTTGGGAGTCTGCGTGCAGAAAAAACGTTTAAACGAACCCTTGATCGAGGCATTTTGGGGGCTGCTGCACAGCCCCGTTTGA
- the ilvD gene encoding dihydroxy-acid dehydratase: MPKYRSHTTTHGRNMAGARALWRATGMTDDDFGKPIIAVVNSFTQFVPGHVHLRDLGKLVAEQIEASGGVAKEFNTIAVDDGIAMGHGGMLYSLPSRELIADSVEYMVNAHCADAMVCISNCDKITPGMLMASLRLNIPVIFVSGGPMEAGKTKLSDKIIKLDLVDAMIQGANPNVSDEDSAQIERSACPTCGSCSGMFTANSMNCLNEALGLALPGNGSLLATHADRKQLFLDAGKHIVELTKRYYEQDDVSALPRNIANKAAFENAMTLDIAMGGSTNTVLHLLAAAEEGEVDFSMTDIDRLSRKVPHLCKVAPSTQKYHMEDVHRAGGVVGILGELDRAGLLNREVRNVLGLSLPETLKAYDVMLTSDEKVKSMYSAGPAGIRTTKAFSQDCRYPSLDTDRQEGCIRTREYAYSQDGGLAVLYGNMAENGCIVKTAGVDKESLTFRGPAKVYESQDAAVEAILGGKVVAGDVVIIRYEGPKGGPGMQEMLYPTTYLKSMGLGKSCALITDGRFSGGTSGLSIGHVSPEAASGGLIGLVQDGDMINIDIPQRSMVLDVPAAELAARHEAELARGSAAWTPKNRVRQVSYALRAYASLATSADKGAVRDKSKLGG; this comes from the coding sequence ATGCCTAAGTACCGTTCCCATACCACCACTCATGGCCGCAATATGGCTGGTGCCCGAGCACTTTGGCGCGCTACGGGTATGACCGATGATGACTTCGGCAAACCAATTATTGCGGTGGTTAACTCCTTTACCCAATTCGTACCTGGACACGTTCATTTGCGCGATTTAGGCAAGCTGGTGGCCGAGCAAATCGAAGCGTCAGGCGGCGTGGCAAAAGAGTTCAATACCATTGCGGTGGATGACGGTATCGCCATGGGACACGGTGGCATGCTCTATTCTCTGCCTTCACGAGAGTTAATCGCGGATTCCGTGGAATATATGGTTAATGCGCACTGTGCCGACGCCATGGTGTGTATTTCCAACTGCGACAAAATCACCCCAGGGATGCTGATGGCGTCTCTGCGTCTGAATATTCCGGTTATTTTCGTTTCCGGTGGCCCAATGGAAGCGGGTAAAACCAAGCTGTCAGACAAAATTATCAAGCTGGATTTGGTCGATGCGATGATTCAGGGCGCGAACCCGAACGTCAGCGACGAAGATAGCGCGCAAATTGAACGTTCCGCCTGCCCGACCTGCGGTTCCTGCTCCGGTATGTTTACCGCCAACTCGATGAACTGCCTGAATGAGGCTTTAGGTTTAGCGCTCCCAGGTAACGGTTCATTGCTGGCGACTCACGCCGATCGTAAACAATTATTCCTCGATGCCGGCAAACATATCGTTGAGCTGACTAAACGCTATTACGAGCAAGATGATGTCAGTGCGCTGCCACGCAATATCGCCAACAAGGCTGCGTTTGAAAACGCCATGACGCTGGATATCGCCATGGGCGGTTCTACCAATACCGTTCTGCACTTGCTGGCGGCGGCGGAGGAAGGTGAAGTGGATTTCAGCATGACGGATATCGATCGTCTGTCGCGTAAAGTTCCGCATTTATGCAAAGTGGCGCCGAGTACTCAGAAATACCATATGGAAGACGTGCACCGTGCCGGTGGTGTTGTAGGGATCTTGGGGGAGTTGGATCGAGCCGGCTTGCTGAACCGCGAAGTCCGAAACGTATTGGGGCTGAGTCTGCCGGAAACTCTGAAAGCCTATGACGTTATGCTGACCAGCGATGAAAAAGTCAAAAGCATGTATTCCGCGGGGCCTGCGGGTATTCGTACCACCAAAGCTTTCTCGCAAGATTGCCGCTATCCGTCGCTGGATACCGACCGTCAGGAAGGTTGCATTCGTACGCGCGAGTATGCCTACAGTCAGGACGGCGGCTTAGCCGTGCTGTACGGCAATATGGCTGAAAACGGCTGTATCGTAAAAACTGCCGGTGTGGATAAAGAAAGCCTGACTTTCCGTGGCCCAGCCAAAGTTTATGAAAGCCAGGACGCTGCCGTAGAGGCGATTCTGGGTGGAAAAGTGGTTGCCGGGGACGTAGTGATTATTCGGTACGAGGGGCCGAAAGGCGGGCCGGGCATGCAGGAAATGCTGTACCCAACGACCTATCTGAAATCTATGGGCTTAGGCAAAAGCTGCGCTTTGATTACCGACGGGCGTTTCTCCGGTGGGACTTCCGGTTTGTCTATTGGCCACGTTTCGCCAGAAGCGGCCAGCGGTGGCCTGATTGGCCTAGTGCAGGACGGCGATATGATCAATATCGATATTCCTCAGCGCAGCATGGTATTAGATGTACCGGCCGCTGAACTGGCGGCTCGTCATGAAGCCGAATTAGCTCGCGGCTCCGCTGCCTGGACACCTAAAAACCGCGTACGCCAGGTTTCCTACGCTTTGCGTGCCTATGCCTCACTGGCAACCAGCGCAGATAAAGGCGCTGTTCGTGATAAAAGTAAGCTGGGAGGTTAA
- the ppiC gene encoding peptidylprolyl isomerase PpiC, with translation MANKASALHILVDDEKQANDILAQLNNGANFQELAKKYSNCPSKRNGGDLGEFNKGDMVPAFDKAVFSCELLQPYGPVKTQFGYHIIKVLYRS, from the coding sequence ATGGCGAACAAAGCTTCTGCGTTGCATATTCTGGTCGATGATGAAAAACAGGCAAATGATATTCTGGCGCAGTTGAACAATGGCGCTAATTTCCAGGAATTAGCCAAGAAATACTCTAATTGTCCGTCTAAACGTAACGGCGGCGATCTGGGCGAGTTTAACAAGGGCGATATGGTGCCAGCTTTTGATAAAGCGGTATTTAGCTGTGAATTGCTACAACCTTATGGCCCGGTAAAAACCCAGTTCGGTTATCACATCATTAAAGTGCTGTACCGTAGCTAA
- the ilvA gene encoding threonine ammonia-lyase, biosynthetic has translation MAESQALPDAPSGAEYLRAVLRAPVYEVTQVTPLQVMEKISSRLSNTILVKREDRHPVHSFKLRGAYAMLAGLNEEQKACGVVTASAGNHAQGVALSASKLGIKSLIVMPVATADIKVDAVRSFGGEVLLFGANFDEAKAKAIEISRQQGYTFIPPFDHPAVIAGQGTLAMELLQQDAHLDRVFVPVGGGGLAAGVAVLIKQLMPQIKVIGVEAEDSACLQAALAAGAPVDLARVGLFAEGVAVKRIGDETFRLCQEYLDDVITVDSDAICAALKDIFEDVRAIAEPSGALALAGLKKYVQQHNIQGERLAHILSGANVNFHGLRYVSERCELGEQREALLAVTILEQKGSFLRFCQLLGGRAVTEFNYRYADADNACIFVGVRLTRGFAERAEIIAELQADGYQVVDLSDDEMAKLHVRYMVGGRPPKPLRERLYSFEFPESQGALLKFLNTLGTHWNISLFHYRSHGTDFGRVLAGFELSEIEPEFEQHLTALGYICHDETDNPAFRFFLAG, from the coding sequence ATGGCGGAATCACAAGCGTTACCCGATGCGCCCAGTGGCGCAGAGTACCTGCGAGCGGTGCTGCGCGCGCCGGTATATGAAGTTACGCAGGTCACGCCATTACAGGTGATGGAGAAAATTTCATCTCGCTTGAGTAACACCATTTTGGTTAAGCGGGAAGATCGCCATCCGGTACACAGTTTTAAGCTGCGTGGCGCTTACGCCATGCTGGCGGGGCTGAATGAAGAACAGAAAGCCTGCGGCGTAGTGACCGCTTCTGCGGGTAATCACGCACAGGGCGTGGCGCTTTCTGCTAGTAAACTGGGCATTAAATCGCTGATTGTGATGCCGGTTGCCACCGCAGACATCAAAGTGGATGCGGTGCGTAGCTTTGGTGGCGAAGTGCTGTTGTTTGGTGCCAATTTTGATGAGGCCAAAGCTAAAGCCATCGAAATTTCCCGCCAGCAGGGTTACACCTTTATACCGCCTTTCGATCATCCGGCGGTCATTGCTGGACAAGGCACGCTGGCGATGGAACTACTGCAACAGGACGCCCATTTGGATCGGGTTTTTGTTCCCGTTGGCGGCGGTGGTCTGGCCGCTGGCGTGGCGGTATTAATTAAACAACTGATGCCGCAAATCAAAGTGATCGGCGTGGAAGCGGAAGACTCTGCCTGTTTGCAAGCGGCATTAGCGGCGGGAGCTCCGGTTGATTTGGCTCGCGTCGGGCTGTTTGCCGAAGGTGTGGCAGTGAAACGCATTGGTGACGAGACTTTCCGCCTGTGTCAGGAATATCTGGATGACGTTATCACCGTGGATAGCGACGCCATCTGCGCGGCGCTCAAAGATATTTTTGAAGACGTTCGTGCGATTGCGGAACCTTCCGGTGCGCTGGCGTTGGCGGGGCTGAAAAAATATGTTCAGCAGCATAATATTCAAGGTGAACGTCTGGCTCATATACTTTCTGGCGCTAACGTTAATTTCCACGGTTTACGTTATGTTTCAGAGCGTTGTGAACTAGGTGAGCAGCGAGAAGCGCTGTTAGCCGTAACGATCCTTGAGCAAAAAGGCAGTTTCCTGCGCTTTTGCCAATTGCTGGGCGGTCGGGCGGTAACCGAATTTAACTATCGCTACGCGGACGCGGATAACGCCTGCATTTTTGTCGGGGTGCGTTTGACCCGAGGATTCGCCGAACGGGCTGAAATCATCGCTGAATTACAGGCGGATGGTTATCAGGTAGTGGATTTGTCCGACGATGAAATGGCCAAACTGCATGTGCGCTATATGGTTGGCGGTCGTCCTCCTAAGCCGCTGCGCGAACGTTTGTACAGTTTTGAATTCCCGGAATCACAGGGCGCGCTGTTGAAATTCCTCAATACGCTCGGTACCCACTGGAATATCTCGTTGTTCCATTATCGCAGCCACGGCACTGATTTTGGCCGGGTGCTGGCGGGCTTCGAGCTATCCGAGATCGAGCCGGAATTTGAACAGCACCTGACTGCGCTGGGCTACATTTGCCACGATGAAACCGATAATCCGGCGTTTAGATTCTTCCTCGCCGGTTAA